Proteins co-encoded in one Deferribacterota bacterium genomic window:
- a CDS encoding hemerythrin domain-containing protein, whose amino-acid sequence MAHLKNSNDFLIGIKDIDEQHERIMKYLEDTVFKIKNGTTKKLNLWRLRKLNVTVDEHFYTEEKLLKKYNHPALEKQMKEHSEIIEKFRKLYNLLDLNIVIALPEHILNDLIDTVKKHIIETDKTTFEDIKRYEQNIKLK is encoded by the coding sequence GTGGCACATTTGAAAAATTCTAATGATTTTCTTATTGGTATTAAAGACATTGATGAACAACATGAAAGAATTATGAAATATTTAGAAGATACAGTTTTTAAAATAAAAAATGGGACAACAAAGAAATTAAATCTATGGAGATTGAGAAAGTTAAATGTTACCGTTGATGAACATTTTTATACTGAAGAAAAGCTTTTAAAAAAATATAATCATCCGGCTTTGGAAAAACAAATGAAGGAACACAGTGAGATAATTGAGAAATTTAGAAAATTATATAATCTTTTAGATCTAAATATAGTCATTGCACTCCCAGAGCATATCCTTAATGACTTAATAGATACTGTTAAAAAGCACATAATAGAAACAGACAAGACTACCTTTGAAGACATAAAACGTTACGAGCAAAATATTAAATTAAAATAA